A stretch of Ferribacterium limneticum DNA encodes these proteins:
- a CDS encoding cupin domain-containing protein, giving the protein MSLKTSLGDVAPYITKDGSEIRELLHPTQHAVRQQSLAEAVVPPGSTTRLHRHGITEEIYHVTKGRGLMTLGSERFAIAVGDSIAIAPGTPHCVENTGSEALHILCCCAPAYSHEDTELL; this is encoded by the coding sequence GTGAGCCTGAAAACATCGCTGGGTGATGTTGCCCCCTACATCACCAAGGATGGCTCGGAGATCCGCGAGCTGCTGCACCCCACCCAGCACGCGGTTCGCCAGCAAAGCCTGGCCGAAGCCGTCGTTCCGCCGGGCAGCACGACCCGGCTGCACCGGCACGGAATCACCGAAGAGATTTACCACGTGACCAAGGGTCGCGGCCTGATGACCCTGGGCAGTGAGCGTTTTGCCATCGCAGTCGGCGACAGCATCGCGATCGCCCCGGGCACACCGCACTGCGTGGAAAACACGGGGTCAGAAGCCTTGCACATCCTGTGCTGCTGCGCACCGGCCTATTCGCACGAAGATACCGAACTACTCTGA
- a CDS encoding CreA family protein yields MKHVLPLLLAALALPVAAEEIDCATTAWKLIGANHRVCVYAYDDPKISGVTCHVSQARTGGVKGSFGLAEDPSQFSLACRQIGPINLPAKLAEDEVVFSEDTSLLFKETKIHRFFDKKRNVLIYLAISRRIIEGAPANAISTVPIQPWGGQ; encoded by the coding sequence ATGAAACATGTGCTCCCCCTGCTCCTCGCAGCCCTCGCCCTGCCGGTTGCCGCCGAAGAAATCGATTGCGCCACCACCGCCTGGAAATTGATAGGCGCCAACCATCGGGTCTGCGTCTATGCCTACGATGACCCGAAGATATCGGGCGTCACCTGCCACGTCAGCCAGGCGCGCACCGGCGGCGTCAAAGGCAGCTTCGGGCTGGCTGAAGACCCGTCGCAATTCTCGCTGGCCTGCCGCCAGATCGGCCCGATCAACCTGCCAGCCAAGCTGGCTGAAGACGAAGTGGTGTTCAGCGAAGACACCTCGCTGCTCTTCAAGGAAACCAAGATCCACCGTTTCTTCGACAAGAAACGCAACGTGCTGATCTATCTGGCGATCAGCCGCCGGATCATCGAAGGCGCCCCAGCCAACGCCATCTCGACCGTGCCGATCCAACCCTGGGGCGGCCAGTGA